DNA from Brachyspira aalborgi:
TCTGCTCCGGGTCCAAAACTTCTAATAACGCGCTTGAAGGGTCGCCCTGATAACTCATACCCAATTTGTCTATTTCGTCAAGCATCAAAACGGGATTTTTAACTTTAACTATTTTCAAAGCTTCTATTATTTTTCCTGGCATCGCTCCTATATAAGTTCTTCTATGTCCTTTAATTTCTGCTTCGTCTCTCATACCGCCAAGAGAAAATCTAAAAAAAGGACGCTCTAAAGCTTCGGCTATGCTTTTTCCTATTGAAGTTTTTCCAACTCCTGGAGGACCTACAAAACAAAGTATTGAAGATTTTTTATTTGGGTTTAATTTACGAACGGCTAAAAATTCGTATATTCTTTCTTTAACATCTTCAAGCCCATAATGGTCTCTATCCAATATTTTTTTGCTTTTATTTATATCTTCTCTTTCTTTAGCTTCTTCATTCCAAGGTAGAGAAAATAAAGTGTCTAAATAATTTTTAGAAACCGTATATTCGGGAGAATGATTATCTATAGAAGAAATTTTTTCAATTTCTTGTTGCATTCTCTCTTTAACTTCGTCAACTACTTTAAGATTTTTAAGAATGTTTTTATATTTATCAATATCTCTCTGTTTAGGGTCGCTATCGTATCCTAATTCTTTTTTTATTTCTTTTAATTGTTCTTTTAAGAAATAATCTCGCTGCTGTTTTTGAACTTTTGAATTTATACTTCCTTGAATTTTCTGCTGTATTTTAGTTATCTCTCTTTCTTTTTGCAAAAGTAAAAGGACTTTTTCTAATCTATCTCTAACTTCAAAAGTTTCAAGAATTTCTTGCTGACTTGCTCTCTCAACATTTATCATTGAAGTGACAAAATCCGCTAATCTTCCAGGGTCATCGACATTAATCATAGTAAGACGCATCTCTTCAGTAAATAAAGGATTATTTTCGCTTAAAGCTTTAACTTCAGAAATCAAAGCTCTCGTATAAGCTTTAATTTCGTTTTCGTCTTCCTTGCTTGAAGAATTATTAATATCGGGCATATACAAAGGCTCTATTCTTAAAACAGGCTCAACATTTATAAACCTAATTATTTTATATCGCTTTATAGAATTAATAAGCAAATTGAGTCCGCCGTCAGGAAGATTCAATTTTTTAAATACTTTTACTATAACTCCGACTTTATATATATCTTCTGTAGAAATTTTTCCGTCTTCTTTTGGAGTGTCGGATATAAATAAATTAAGTCCTAAAAATCCGTTTGATTCTTCTATCGCCTTATTTACAGAATCCGCATAAGCTGGCGGAATTGGAAACGGAGCGTATAGACCTGGAAATAAAGGCTTTCCGATAACGGGAATTATTATTAATTTTGACGGAAGTTTATCTTCTAAAATTGAAAGCGTATTTTCGCTATTGTTTTCGTTTTTTATTTCTTTTTCTTTTATCTCTTTTGTTTCTTTAATATCGTTCATAAAAAATTAAAATCCTTAATTGTTATATATTAATAATATAAAATTATATATATAAGTCAACCGTTTATAATTAAATTTTATTTAGATTATTTTGTTTGTTTTACTTATTCACACTGATGCTTTTTAGAATTAGAAAACTGTATATTGTTATTGAAATTTTTATTCAATAAAAAAATCGTAATTGCGAGAATTTAAAAAGTCCAAAGCAATCCATTTTTAATAAAATTCATTTATTAATTAAACAAAATTTTTTAAATAAATAACATAAATCTTTTATTAACCTACTATTTCTTTCAAAGTTTCTTCTCTTATCTCTCTGTCAGTTTTTATAATATTTTCTATTGTAAGCGGAATAT
Protein-coding regions in this window:
- the lon gene encoding endopeptidase La; protein product: MNDIKETKEIKEKEIKNENNSENTLSILEDKLPSKLIIIPVIGKPLFPGLYAPFPIPPAYADSVNKAIEESNGFLGLNLFISDTPKEDGKISTEDIYKVGVIVKVFKKLNLPDGGLNLLINSIKRYKIIRFINVEPVLRIEPLYMPDINNSSSKEDENEIKAYTRALISEVKALSENNPLFTEEMRLTMINVDDPGRLADFVTSMINVERASQQEILETFEVRDRLEKVLLLLQKEREITKIQQKIQGSINSKVQKQQRDYFLKEQLKEIKKELGYDSDPKQRDIDKYKNILKNLKVVDEVKERMQQEIEKISSIDNHSPEYTVSKNYLDTLFSLPWNEEAKEREDINKSKKILDRDHYGLEDVKERIYEFLAVRKLNPNKKSSILCFVGPPGVGKTSIGKSIAEALERPFFRFSLGGMRDEAEIKGHRRTYIGAMPGKIIEALKIVKVKNPVLMLDEIDKLGMSYQGDPSSALLEVLDPEQNSAFRDHYLDLPFDLSNVLFITTSNTLDTIPSPLLDRMEIIRLSGYIMEEKLKIASKYIIPRQIKAHGLNIKNIRFTNRAIEYIINGYAREAGVRNFERRIERICRKIAADIIEKNKKTYNINIDSKDIEKYLKKPIFTNDLTERAIKPGNSIGLAWTSMGGATLTIESIKVAEKKDGGSINMTGQLGEVMTESVQIAYSYVRSIAKNYGVSEDYFTDAIIHLHVPEGATPKDGPSAGITMATALLSLAMNKVIRNDTAMTGELSLNGKVLPIGGLKEKTIAAKRLGFIKHIIIPFENKRDLDEIPDKVKKGLTFHLVKQVEEVFDFVFKIDKSKKSNKSNKKIKVKKRK